The genomic window CGCTGGCCGGTCTTGCGGCACCCATGGAGCCGCTGCCCATCGACCTGTACGAGTCCATCTCCCGGCGCGGTGTCCGCCTGGCCGGCGTCTGGGTCTCAGACTGCAGCCACGTCTTCCAGGCCGTGTCTTTGGTGCTTTCGGGCCGCTACGGCCTGGAAAAACTGGTGACGCACCGCCTTCCGCTCTCGCAGGCCAATGAGGCGCTCGAGTTGGTGCGCTCCCGGCAGGCGATGAAGGCGGTCCTGATCCCCTGAAGCAGGTGCGACACCGCACAGCCCTCACGACGACTATCCCTGCCGAGCGACCCCTGCCCGGCATGCACGAACAACAAGCAAGGC from Armatimonadia bacterium includes these protein-coding regions:
- a CDS encoding alcohol dehydrogenase, giving the protein LAGLAAPMEPLPIDLYESISRRGVRLAGVWVSDCSHVFQAVSLVLSGRYGLEKLVTHRLPLSQANEALELVRSRQAMKAVLIP